One segment of Sesamum indicum cultivar Zhongzhi No. 13 linkage group LG4, S_indicum_v1.0, whole genome shotgun sequence DNA contains the following:
- the LOC105160204 gene encoding transducin beta-like protein 3 translates to MASALSLKTNYTCVQSLRQFYSGGPYALSSDASFLVCACADTINIVDSSNASIKSTIQGDSEPVTALLLTPDDHFLFSASHTRQIRVWDLSSLKCLRSWKGHEGPVMRMACHASGGLLATAGADKKVQVWDVDGGFCTHYFKGHKGVVTTILFHPDPNRLILFSGGDDATVRVWSLTSKKCVATLEKHQSTVTSMAISEDGWTLLTAGRDKVVNIWNLHDYSCVTTVPTYEALEAVCLFDSASPFSSCLSSFTQKHGKKKISSSFIQFITVGERGIVRIWSSDGAVLLFEQKSSDLTVSSDKEEVKRGFTSAVMLPLGQGLLCATADQQFLIYDLAKDADHSLNLVLRKRLIGYNEEIADMKFLGEEEKFLAVATSVEQVRVYDLASMSCSYVLTGHTDVVLCLDTCVPSSGNSLIVTGSKDNTVRLWESRSRRCIGVGIGHMGAVGAVAFSKKNRNFFVSASSDRTLKVWSLDGISDDIEEVYSLKAKAVVAAHDKDINSVAIAPNDSLVCSGSQDRTACIWRLPDLVSMVVLKGHKRGIWSVEFSPVDQCVITASGDKTIKIWAISDGSCLKTFEGHTSSVIRASFVTRGTQFVSCGADGLVKLWTVKTNECLATYDQHEDKIWALAIGKQTEMLATGGGDAVINLWHDSTAADKEEAFRKEEEGVLRGQELENAVLDADYTRAIQLAFELRRPHKLFELFSELGRRTDANVEIEKALTPLGKEELHLLLEYIREWNTKPKLCHTAQCVLYRVFSILPPTEIVEMKGMGEVLEGLIPYSQRHFSRIDRLERSTYLLDYALTGMSVIEPEKKETESRQAEEEERSSEQDKMETKDMSRKKRKSHKSQDRKQKKTKVAYISAAAPISTRA, encoded by the exons ATGGCCTCCGCTCTTTCTCTCAAGACCAACTACACTTGCGTTCAGTCCCTCCGCCAATTCTATTCCGGTGGCCCCTACGCCCTCTCCTCTGACGCCTCTTTCCTCGTCTGCGCATGCGCCGACACCATCAACATCGTTGATTCCTCCAACGCCTCCATCAAATCCACCATTCAAGGCGATTCTGAGCCTGTTACCGCCCTTCTTCTAACCCCTGATGACCACTTTCTCTTCTCCGCCAGCCACACCCGCCAAATTCGTGTCTGGGATCTCTCTTCCCTCAAATGCCTCCGCTCCTGGAag GGGCATGAGGGGCCAGTCATGCGAATGGCTTGTCACGCATCAGGAGGATTGCTGGCAACAGCAGGAGCTGATAAGAAAGTGCAGGTTTGGGATGTGGATGGAGGCTTCTGTACCCATTATTTCAAGGGGCATAAAGGGGTGGTCACCACTATTCTTTTCCACCCTGACCCAAATCGGTTGATT CTTTTCTCAGGTGGTGATGATGCCACTGTTAGGGTGTGGAGTCTTACAAGCAAAAAGTGTGTTGCCACACTAGAAAAGCATCAATCAACAGTTACTTCCATGGCTATATCTGAAGACGGATGGACCTTGCTCACTGCCGGACGAGATAAG GTGGTAAATATATGGAACCTACATGATTACAGCTGTGTGACTACTGTGCCAACATATGAGGCGCTAGAAGCTGTGTGCTTATTTGATTCAGCATCCCCTTTTTCTTCatgtttgtcatcatttaCTCAGAAACATGGGAAGAAGAAGATCAGTTCatcatttattcaatttataacAGTTGGTGAACGAGGGATTGTGAGGATATGGAGTTCAGATGG GGCGGTGCTCCTGTTTGAGCAGAAATCTTCAGATTTGACTGTCAGCTCAGACAAAGAAGAGGTCAAAAGAGGTTTTACCTCTGCTGTGATGCTGCCATTAGGCCAAGGGTTGCTCTGCGCTACAGCTGATCAGCAGTTTCTTATCTATGATTTGGCGAAAGATGCTGATCACAGTCTGAACTTGGTGCTGCGAAAAAGGCTTATTGGATATAATGAAGAGATTGCAGATATGAAGTTTCTgggtgaagaagaaaaattccTTGCAGTTGCTACAAGTGTTGAACAG GTACGAGTATACGACCTGGCATCAATGTCATGTTCGTACGTATTGACTGGCCATACTGATGTAGTTCTATGCCTTGATACCTGTGTGCCAAGTTCTGGAAACTCACTCATTGTTACAGGAAGCAAAGACAACACT GTCAGATTGTGGGAATCCCGTAGCAGACGCTGCATTGGAGTTGGCATAGGTCACATGGGAGCTGTTGGTGCTGTTGCCTTCTCAAAGAAAAACCGCAACTTCTTTGTCAGTGCCAGCAG TGATCGTACCCTGAAAGTGTGGAGCTTAGATGGAATTTCAGATGACATTGAAGAAGTTTACAGCTTGAAAGCAAAGGCCGTAGTAGCAGCCCATGACAAAGATATAAACTCGGTCGCTATTGCCCCCAATGATAGCCTTGTTTGCAGTGGCTCCCAG GACCGCACGGCATGCATATGGAGGCTCCCGGACCTCGTTTCTATGGTTGTGCTTAAAGGACATAAGAGGGGAATTTGGTCTGTGGAGTTTTCTCCAGTGGACCAATGTGTCATTACAGCCTCCGGTGATAAGACAATTAAAATATGGGCAATCTCTGATGGTTCTTGTCTAAAGACATTTGAAGGGCACACATCAAGTGTCATTAGGGCTTCATTTGTTACGCGGGGGACTCAGTTTGTTTCTTGTG GTGCTGATGGCTTGGTGAAACTGTGGACTGTCAAGACCAACGAGTGCCTGGCTACTTATGATCAGCATGAAGACAAG ATATGGGCGCTGGCTATTGGAAAGCAGACGGAAATGCTTGCAACAGGTGGTGGTGATGCAGTTATCAATTTGTGGCACGACTCTACAGCTGCAGATAAAGAGGAAGCCTTTCGCAAAGAA GAGGAAGGCGTCTTGAGAGGGCAAGAACTAGAAAATGCTGTATTAGATGCTGACTACACTAGAGCCATCCAACTTGCATTTGAACTTCGTAGACCACACAAACTTTTTGAGTTATTTAGTGAGCTTGGCAG GAGGACGGATGCGAATGTTGAGATTGAAAAGGCTCTTACTCCACTTGGAAAGGAGGAGCTTCATCTACTTTTGGAATATATAAGAGAATGGAATACAAAACCAAAACTGTGTCATACTGCACAATGCGTGCTGTATCGTGTATTTAGCATCCTTCCTCCTACAGAGATTGTTGAG ATGAAGGGTATGGGAGAAGTGCTTGAAGGGCTTATTCCATATTCACAAAGGCATTTTAGTAGAATAGATAGGTTGGAAAGAAGCACATACCTTTTGGACTATGCCCTGACAGGAATGTCTGTTATTGAACCCGAAAAGAAGGAGACAGAGTCAAGGCAggctgaagaagaagagaggtCATCAGAGCAGGATAAGATGGAAACTAAAGATATGTcaagaaagaagaggaaatcGCATAAATCCCAAGATAGGAAACAGAAAAAGACAAAGGTGGCTTACATAAGCGCTGCAGCGCCTATATCAACACGAGCGTAA
- the LOC105160205 gene encoding inositol-tetrakisphosphate 1-kinase 1 isoform X1 yields the protein MSDSDQKGQAGSSSSRPPYRIAYALSPKKVESFIQPSLLHLTHQRGIHLFPLHLSKPLLDQPPFDCLIHKLSHPDWIHQLLLFLSHHPHIPVIDHPHDIHRLHNRITMLQVVNHLNLTSTQLSLSIPNQLFLDTPQSLLHTLASKHIQFPLIAKPLLADGTAASHQMSLVFNEEGLRALSLNPPFVLQEFVNHGGVIFKVYVAGRHIQCVKRKSLPDISEDKLGVSENLLPFSQISNLTAQEQTDQSVAKLMEEAELPPSSFVNEVATQLRQALNLNLFNFDMIRDSKCNRIRVRFLITVSQ from the exons ATGTCTGACTCTGACCAAAAAGGCCAAGCcggcagcagcagcagccgcCCCCCATACCGCATCGCTTACGCTCTCTCACCCAAGAAAGTTGAGAGCTTCATTCAGCCCTCCCTCCTCCACCTCACCCACCAACGTGGTATTCACCTCTTTCCCCTCCACCTCTCCAAACCCTTACTTGATCAACCCCCCTTCGATTGTCTCATTCACAAACTCTCCCACCCTGATTGGATCCATCAATTGCTCCTCTTCCTCTCCCACCATCCCCACATCCCTGTTATCGATCATCCCCACGACATCCACCGCCTCCACAATCGTATTACAATGCTCCAAGTTGTCAACCACCTCAATCTCACTTCTACCCAACTCTCACTTTCTATTCCCAACCAGCTTTTCCTCGACACTCCTCAATCCTTACTCCACACCCTCGCTTCTAAACACATCCAATTTCCACTCATTGCTAAGCCTCTCCTCGCCGATGGAACCGCCGCCTCTCATCAAATGTCCTTGGTTTTTAATGAGGAGGGTCTGCGAGCCTTGAGCTTAAACCCCCCCTTTGTGTTGCAGGAGTTTGTCAACCATGGAGGCGTCATTTTCAAAGTTTACGTGGCCGGTCGCCACATTCAGTGTGTCAAGAGGAAGTCATTGCCCGACATTTCTGAGGACAAATTGGGTGTCTCCGAGAATTTGTTGCCGTTTTCCCAGATATCTAATCTCACTGCTCAGGAACAGACTGATCAAAGTGTTGCCAAGCTAATGGAGGAGGCTGAGTTGCCCCCCTCCAGTTTTGTGAATGAAGTAGCTACTCAATTGAGGCAGGCGTTGAACTTGAACCTGTTTAACTTTGATATGATAAGGGATAGTAAG TGCAACAGAATCAGAGTGAGGTTTCTAATAACTGTGAGTCAGTAG
- the LOC105160205 gene encoding inositol-tetrakisphosphate 1-kinase 1 isoform X2: MSDSDQKGQAGSSSSRPPYRIAYALSPKKVESFIQPSLLHLTHQRGIHLFPLHLSKPLLDQPPFDCLIHKLSHPDWIHQLLLFLSHHPHIPVIDHPHDIHRLHNRITMLQVVNHLNLTSTQLSLSIPNQLFLDTPQSLLHTLASKHIQFPLIAKPLLADGTAASHQMSLVFNEEGLRALSLNPPFVLQEFVNHGGVIFKVYVAGRHIQCVKRKSLPDISEDKLGVSENLLPFSQISNLTAQEQTDQSVAKLMEEAELPPSSFVNEVATQLRQALNLNLFNFDMIRDSKNQSEVSNNCESVV, encoded by the exons ATGTCTGACTCTGACCAAAAAGGCCAAGCcggcagcagcagcagccgcCCCCCATACCGCATCGCTTACGCTCTCTCACCCAAGAAAGTTGAGAGCTTCATTCAGCCCTCCCTCCTCCACCTCACCCACCAACGTGGTATTCACCTCTTTCCCCTCCACCTCTCCAAACCCTTACTTGATCAACCCCCCTTCGATTGTCTCATTCACAAACTCTCCCACCCTGATTGGATCCATCAATTGCTCCTCTTCCTCTCCCACCATCCCCACATCCCTGTTATCGATCATCCCCACGACATCCACCGCCTCCACAATCGTATTACAATGCTCCAAGTTGTCAACCACCTCAATCTCACTTCTACCCAACTCTCACTTTCTATTCCCAACCAGCTTTTCCTCGACACTCCTCAATCCTTACTCCACACCCTCGCTTCTAAACACATCCAATTTCCACTCATTGCTAAGCCTCTCCTCGCCGATGGAACCGCCGCCTCTCATCAAATGTCCTTGGTTTTTAATGAGGAGGGTCTGCGAGCCTTGAGCTTAAACCCCCCCTTTGTGTTGCAGGAGTTTGTCAACCATGGAGGCGTCATTTTCAAAGTTTACGTGGCCGGTCGCCACATTCAGTGTGTCAAGAGGAAGTCATTGCCCGACATTTCTGAGGACAAATTGGGTGTCTCCGAGAATTTGTTGCCGTTTTCCCAGATATCTAATCTCACTGCTCAGGAACAGACTGATCAAAGTGTTGCCAAGCTAATGGAGGAGGCTGAGTTGCCCCCCTCCAGTTTTGTGAATGAAGTAGCTACTCAATTGAGGCAGGCGTTGAACTTGAACCTGTTTAACTTTGATATGATAAGGGATAGTAAG AATCAGAGTGAGGTTTCTAATAACTGTGAGTCAGTAGTGTAG
- the LOC105160206 gene encoding histone acetyltransferase MCC1: MVNLKVPCRPIIAYRPIRPSDLVVLEKLHSELFPIRYESEFFHNVVNGHDIVSWGAVDRSRPNTQSDELIGFITARIVSAKESEIEDLLSFDSSKTDQTLVYILTLGVVESHRNLGIASALIHEVIKYASNLSTCRAVYLHVISYNNSAMLLYKKMSFQCVRRLYNFYFINGQHYDSYLFVYYVNGGRSPCSPLELVALFVTFAKSGFKSVAAKLWKNEERKISKWPKCKESGCLLPTVQNKRMSTGEVSRCTFV, translated from the exons ATGGTAAATCTCAAAGTTCCCTGCCGCCCAATTATAGCTTACAGGCCCATAAGACCATCTGATTTGGTGGTGCTTGAGAAGCTTCACAGCGAGCTGTTTCCCATAAG GTATGAATCTGAGTTCTTCCACAATGTGGTCAATGGCCATGATATTGTGTCCTGGGGAGCTGTTGATCGAAGTCGGCCTAATACACAGAGTGACGAACTTATTGGATTTATTACTGCAAGAATTGTTTCAGCAAAAGAAAGTGAG ATAGAAGATCTTCTCAGCTTTGACTCATCAAAAACAGATCAAACGTTAGTCTACATCTTAACACTGGGAGTTGTAGAATCCCACAGAAATCTGGGGATAG CTAGTGCGTTAATCCATGAGGTTATAAAGTATGCCTCAAATCTTTCAACCTGCCGTGCTGTTTATCTACATGTGATCTCATACAATAATTCCGCCATGCTTTTGTACAAGAAAATGTCCTTCCAGTGCGTACGGAGGCTGtacaatttctattttatcaatGGGCAGCATTACGACTCATACTTGTTCGTCTACTATGTGAATGGTGGTCGATCTCCTTGCTCACCCCT AGAACTTGTAGCATTATTTGTTACTTTTGCAAAGAGTGGATTTAAATCTGTGGCTGCAAAGCTgtggaaaaatgaagaaaggaAGATTTCCAAATGGCCCAAATGTAAAGAATCGGGTTGCCTTCTACCTACAGTGCAGAACAAAAGAATGAGTACGGGTGAGGTCTCTAGGTGTACGTTTGTCTGA
- the LOC105160208 gene encoding uncharacterized protein LOC105160208 — protein sequence MVVLTADYSSTSTPLCFFRFRFRQTQFNFNSGRRQFCKATLITNSDSFEVGRLIGSYGFMNVTSYSGLQSPMDLEYLRRSQDVGEGSVKIRLYEGRIAQGPLRGTPIIFKVYRGQQVGGLEADLMASNELSAHASLQNNSKAMACQNIQILLGGFETKTGEQWLAFRNDGKYTAADYAKVSSEKISRDSDVGGLKLWNIFEKDETIKRRRYFVTKLLQGAIRGLVYMHDHDRLHQSLGPASVVLNTMVEKDAAYLVPRLRDLAFSVDVRYSELEGDSSRLSEGLWRRASAAGAFTPLEKRAFGIADDIYEAGLLIAYMAFVPFCEAGVMDSLSLRRLVENTFQLDVEAMREYCIADERLGEAVKFLDVGKGAGWELVQAMIKHDYRERPIAEAVLNHRFMGGAFL from the exons ATGGTTGTGTTAACAGCTGATTATTCTTCCACCTCCACCCCCCTTTGCTTCTTCCGATTCAGATTCAGACAAACacaattcaatttcaattctGGTCGTCGCCAATTCTGTAAAGCCACTCTCATCACTAATTCTGATTCTTTCGAGGTCGGGAGGCTCATCGGCAGCTATGGCTTCATGAATGTTACCAg TTACTCAGGGTTGCAATCGCCCATGGACTTGGAATATTTGAGGCGGAGTCAAGATGTTGGAGAAGGAAGTGTTAAGATCAG ACTTTATGAAGGAAGAATAGCTCAGGGGCCGCTTAGAGGTACCCCTATCATTTTTAAG GTTTACCGTGGCCAACAAGTTGGTGGGCTGGAAGCTGATCTGATGGCTTCGAATGAGCTCAGTGCCCACGCTTCCCTTCAG AACAATTCAAAAGCCATGGCCTGCCAGAATATTCAGATACTTCTTGGAGGATTTGAGACAAAAACTGGTGAGCAG TGGCTTGCTTTCCGGAATGATGGAAAGTACACTGCTGCTGACTATGCAAAAGTCTCAAGTGAAAAGATATCAAGAGACAGTGATGTTGGAGGACTGAAACTTtggaatatttttgaaaaagatgaaACTATAAAGAGGAGGAGATACTTTGTTACTAAACTGCTTCAGGGTGCTATCAGAGGCCTCGTGTACATGCATGACCACGACAGATTGCATCAAAGTCTTGGACCTGCTTCAGTTGTTCTCAA TACAATGGTGGAGAAAGATGCTGCTTATCTGGTCCCAAGGCTTCGAGATCTCGCCTTCTCAGTTGATGTAAG GTATTCTGAGCTAGAGGGAGATTCGAGTAGACTGTCAGAAGGACTCTGGAGAAGGGCATCTGCTGCAGGTGCTTTCACTCCCCTGGAGAAACGAGCATTTGGGATAGCAGATGACAT ATATGAAGCTGGTCTTCTAATTGCATATATGGCTTTTGTTCCATTTTGTGAAGCAGGAGTGATGGACAGTCTGTCGCTGCGA AGGCTTGTGGAGAACACATTCCAACTTGATGTGGAGGCCATGAGAGA ATACTGTATAGCTGATGAGCGTTTGGGTGAAGCTGTAAAATTCCTGGATGTTGGTAAAGGGGCTGGATGGGAGTTGGTTCAG GCAATGATAAAGCATGATTATCGGGAGAGGCCGATCGCAGAGGCAGTACTCAACCATAGATTTATGGGAGGAGCTTTCCTTTAG